From the genome of Ralstonia insidiosa:
GCGCCGCACTCGCGCGCCGCTACTTTGCCGCCATGCGCGCGGCCGACATCGAATCGTTCGGCGTCGAGCTGCCGGTGGAAGATTTCACGGCCACCAACTGGCACATGTTCCAGATCGTGCTGCCACTGGATCGCCTGAAGGTGGACCGCGCCGGGTTCATGGCCGGCCTGAAGGCGCTGGGCATCGGCGCGGGCGTGCACTATCCGCCCATCCATCTGTTCAAGCTCTATCGCGAACTCGGCTGGAAGCCGGGTATGTTCCCAGTGGCAGAACGCATCGGCCGCGCTATTGTCACGCTGCCGATGTTCGCCGGCATGGAAGATTCTGACGTGGATCGCGTGGTCAGCGCGGTCCGCCAACTTTGCGCCCAGTACCAATAAGCCAATAATGAAGACACCCGCTCTCTCGGTCGTCATTCCTGTCTACAACGAAGAAGACGGGCTCGCCGCGCTGTTTGCGCGACTGTATCCCGCACTCGATGCGCTCGGCATTTCGTACGAGGTCGTGTTCGTCAACGACGGCAGCCGCGACCGCTCCGCCGCCATGCTGGCCGAGCAGTTCCGCGCACGCCCGGACAGCACGCGCGTCGTGCTGTTCAATGGCAACTATGGTCAGCACATGGCCATCCTGGCCGGCTTCGAGCATGCGCGCGGCGAACGCGTCGTCACACTTGATGCCGACCTGCAGAACCCGCCGGAAGAAATCGGCCGCCTGATAGCCAAGCTCGACGAAGGCTACGACTACGTCGGCACCATCCGTCGCGCCCGGCAGGACAGCTGGTTCCGCCGCACCGCATCGCGCGCCATGAACTCGCTGCGCGAGCGCATCACGCACATCAAGATGACCGACCAGGGCTGCATGCTGCGCGCCTACAACCGGACCATCGTCGATACCATCAACCGCTGCCGCGAAGTCAACACCTTCATCCCGGCACTGGCCTACACCTTCAGCAAGAACCCGACCGAAATCGAAGTCGACCACGAAGAACGCTTCGCAGGCGAATCGAAGTACTCGCTGTACAAGCTGGTGCGCCTGAATTTCGACCTGGTGACGGGCTTCTCGGTGGTGCCGCTGCAATGGTTCTCGGCGATCGGCATGCTGCTGTCGCTGGCCTCGGCCATCCTGTTCATCCTGCTGGTGATTCGCCGCTTCGTGCTTGGCGCGGAAGTTCAGGGCGTATTCACGCTGTTTGCCATCACGTTCTTCCTGATGGGCGTGCTGCTGTTTGGCATTGGCCTCTTGGGCGAGTACATCGGCCGCATCTATCAACAGGTGCGTGAGCGTCCGCGCTATCTGGTGCAAGGCGTGCTGGAAGACACGCCCCATCTGCACGAAGCCGGCCCGGCTGACCTGAAGAACAATTCGCAGCGGGGTGTTGCATGAGTTCGGACATCAAGCGCCGTGCTGTCGTCTTTGCGTATCACAACGTCGGCGTGCGCTGCCTGCGCGTGCTGGCGGCGCGCGGCATCCAGGTCGAACTCGTCGTCACGCACGAAGACAACGCCGCCGAGAACATCTGGTTTGGCAGCGTGCGCGCCACAGCACAGGAACTGGGCATTCCGTTCATCACGCCGGAGAACGCGAACGGTGAAGACCTGCGCGCCCGCATCGCCGCCATCGCGCCGGACTTCATCTTTTCGTTCTACTACCGGCACATGATCCCGATGTCGCTGTTGAACCTCGCCAAGTTTGGCGCGTTCAACATGCATGGATCGCTCCTGCCGAAGTACCGTGGCCGCGTGCCGATCAACTGGGCCGTCCTGCACGGCGAGACCGAAACCGGCGCCACCCTGCATGAGATGGTCGAAAAACCGGATGCCGGCTACATCGTCGACCAGACCATCGTGCCGATCCTGCCGGACGATACGTCACACGAAGTGTTCGAGAAGGCCACCGTGGCCGCTGAACAAACCTTGTGGCGTGCACTGCCCGCGATGATTGCCGGACAGATTCCGCAGCACCCGAACGTGCTCGCCAACGGCAGCTACTTCGGCGGCCGCAAGCCCGAAGACGGCCGTATCGACTGGTCAAAGCCTGCCCAGCAGGTCTACAACCTGATCCGTGCCGTCGCACCGCCCTACCCTGGTGCATTTACAGACGCCGGCAGCGAGCGCTATATCGTCGCCCGCGCCCGTCTGGCACATCAAACCTTCACGAATTTGCCCCCGGGCTTGCACGTCGTGGATAATGCGACGTTCGGCGTGTGCGGCGATGGGGGAGCCATTGCCATCCACGAGCTCTGGCGCGTCGATCCCAATGCTGCCGGCGGCACGTCCGTCGTGACCGCACAGCAGCTCGCCAGCCAGCTTGCCATCTCCTGATCTTGAGTTTGCCTTCATGAAAAAAGTACTGATCCTCGGCGTCAACGGCTTCATCGGCCACCACCTGTCCAAGCGCATCCTGGAGACCACCGACTGGGAGGTCTATGGCATGGACATGCAGACCGAGCGTCTGGGCGACCTGGTCAACCACCCGCGCATGCACTTCTTCGAAGGTGACATCACCATCAACAAGGAGTGGGTTGAGTATCACGTGAAGAAATGCGACGTGATCCTGCCGCTGGTGGCCATCGCCACGCCGTCGACGTACGTCAAAGACCCGCTGCGCGTGTTCGAGCTGGACTTTGAAGCCAACCTGCCGATCGTGCGTTCGGCCGCCAAGTACAAGAAGCACCTGGTCTTCCCGTCGACCTCCGAGGTCTACGGCATGTGCACCGATTCGGAATTCGATCCGGAAGCTTCGTCGCTGGTCTACGGCCCGATCAACAAGCCGCGTTGGATCTACGCGTGCTCCAAGCAGCTGATGGACCGCGTGATCTGGGGCTACGGCATGGAAGGCCTGAACTTCACGCTGTTCCGCCCGTTCAACTGGATCGGCCCGGGCCTGGACTCGATCTATACCCCGAAGGAAGGTTCGTCGCGCGTCGTGACGCAGTTCCTCGGCCACATCGTGCGCGGCGAGAACATCAAGCTCGTCGACGGCGGCAGCCAAAAGCGCGCCTTCACGTACATCGATGACGGCATTGACGCGCTGG
Proteins encoded in this window:
- a CDS encoding formyltransferase, whose product is MKRRAVVFAYHNVGVRCLRVLAARGIQVELVVTHEDNAAENIWFGSVRATAQELGIPFITPENANGEDLRARIAAIAPDFIFSFYYRHMIPMSLLNLAKFGAFNMHGSLLPKYRGRVPINWAVLHGETETGATLHEMVEKPDAGYIVDQTIVPILPDDTSHEVFEKATVAAEQTLWRALPAMIAGQIPQHPNVLANGSYFGGRKPEDGRIDWSKPAQQVYNLIRAVAPPYPGAFTDAGSERYIVARARLAHQTFTNLPPGLHVVDNATFGVCGDGGAIAIHELWRVDPNAAGGTSVVTAQQLASQLAIS
- a CDS encoding bifunctional UDP-4-keto-pentose/UDP-xylose synthase, with the protein product MKKVLILGVNGFIGHHLSKRILETTDWEVYGMDMQTERLGDLVNHPRMHFFEGDITINKEWVEYHVKKCDVILPLVAIATPSTYVKDPLRVFELDFEANLPIVRSAAKYKKHLVFPSTSEVYGMCTDSEFDPEASSLVYGPINKPRWIYACSKQLMDRVIWGYGMEGLNFTLFRPFNWIGPGLDSIYTPKEGSSRVVTQFLGHIVRGENIKLVDGGSQKRAFTYIDDGIDALVRIIANKDGVASGKIYNIGNPSNNYSVRELANMMLEQAAKIDEYKDTAKQVQLVETTSGAYYGNGYQDVQNRVPKIANTMDELGWKPTTTMQDALANIFEAYRMHVADARSLVEEGNGNK
- a CDS encoding glycosyltransferase, which produces MKTPALSVVIPVYNEEDGLAALFARLYPALDALGISYEVVFVNDGSRDRSAAMLAEQFRARPDSTRVVLFNGNYGQHMAILAGFEHARGERVVTLDADLQNPPEEIGRLIAKLDEGYDYVGTIRRARQDSWFRRTASRAMNSLRERITHIKMTDQGCMLRAYNRTIVDTINRCREVNTFIPALAYTFSKNPTEIEVDHEERFAGESKYSLYKLVRLNFDLVTGFSVVPLQWFSAIGMLLSLASAILFILLVIRRFVLGAEVQGVFTLFAITFFLMGVLLFGIGLLGEYIGRIYQQVRERPRYLVQGVLEDTPHLHEAGPADLKNNSQRGVA